One Rhipicephalus microplus isolate Deutch F79 chromosome 4, USDA_Rmic, whole genome shotgun sequence genomic window carries:
- the LOC142814193 gene encoding uncharacterized protein LOC142814193: MNSFQLYCIICQAPQIFMSDNSSAEKAALQQTCPSARQLLCHFHVAQAEWRWLTTSHNSVDKDQRRRFMSAFQLVMYADTAEKLEAAIAEVKALQHDAFVSRVLTFLRRQEEWVQLYRLDVLTRGHNTNNFAEATIRVLKDIILNRVEAFNAVALVDSVALVWEKYFESRILRHAYSRVAAHQLLYKRLLSRMPKDAAEAIQVVGQGQYIVPSATHPSSSYEVYADIGLCTCLFGKQGAFCKHQALVQKKYGGLFPNAPALSTDDRYQLGQLALGEKCPPRIFFEPFQEEEPSRSSRTTAGTSAQQKEPDELQALQGTSTQEATHLAPVPSVPDAAQLAQAQEHAYEFLEVQLRRVHSMNAHNPAYLDIVKGLAEELARVQNSSDGTGLMLAFKATAAARRRRARHIRVQPTSTARRRPGLTRGSKRVPTGRPAVEPAAKRAKKRPHSLSHSIEKNVPGARLH; encoded by the exons ATGAACAGCTTTCAACTTTATTGCATTATCTGCCAGGCCCCACAGATATTCATGAGTGACAATTCGAGTGCTGAGAAGGCCGCCCTACAGCAGACATGCCCGTCAGCAAGGCAGCTTTTGTGCCATTTTCATGTGGCACAAGCGGAGTGGCGCTGGCTGACGACATCTCACAACTCTGTCGACAAAGATCAGAGGAGACGATTCATGTCTGCCTTccaactg GTCATGTATGCAGACACagcagaaaaacttgaagctgccATTGCCGAAGTTAAGGCCCTACAACACGATGCCTTCGTGTCTAGAGTTCTGACATTCTTGCGCCGACAAGAAGAGTGGGTGCAGCTCTACCGTTTGGACGTGTTGACAAGGGGCCACAACACCAACAATTTTGCGGAGGCAACCATACGCGTGCTCAAAGACATTATCCTGAACAGAGTCGAAGCATTCAATGCAGTCGCACTCGTAGACTCTGTGGCTCTGGTGTGGGAGAAATACTTTGAAAGCCGTATCCTCCGCCACGCCTACAGCCGTGTTGCAGCCCATCAACTACTGTACAAGCGGCTGCTGTCGAGAATGCCGAAAGATGCAGCCGAGGCCATCCAAGTGGTAGGCCAGGGACAGTACATTGTGCCTAGTGCGACCCACCCCAGCTCCAGTTATGAGGTCTATGCTGACATAGGACTATGTACATGTCTCTTTGGTAAACAAGGTGCATTTTGTAAGCACCAGGCTTTGGTGCAGAAAAAGTACGGAGGACTGTTTCCGAATGCTCCGGCACTGAGTACTGACGACCGGTACCAACTGGGACAGCTGGCCCTGGGCGAGAAGTGTCCCCCCAGGATATTTTTCGAACCCTTCCAAGAGGAGGAGCCCAGCCGTAGCTCCAGAACCACGGCAGGTACCAGTGCCCAGCAGAAGGAGCCAGACGAACTCCAAGCATTGCAAGGCACCAGCACGCAAGAGGCCACACACCTCGCACCTGTACCGTCGGTGCCTGATGCAGCCCAACTTGCCCAG GCCCAAGAACATGCATACGAGTTCCTGGAGGTCCAGTTGCGGCGTGTGCATTCTATGAATGCACACAATCCAGCTTACCTTGATATCGTGAAGGGCCTTGCAGAGGAGCTTGCTCGTGTTCAGAACAGCAGCGATGGGACAGGACTGATGCTGGCATTCAAGGCTACCGCTGCAGCAAGACGTCGCCGGGCCCGTCACATAAGGGTGCAACCGACCAGCACTGCTAGGCGTAGGCCAGGGCTTACAAGGGGGTCCAAGAGGGTCCCTACAGGGCGCCCAGCAGTTGAGCCAGCTGCCAAGAGAGCAAAGAAGAGGCCCCATTCTTTGAGCCACAGCATAGAGAAAAATGTGCCTGGTGCAAGGCTGCACTGA